A window of the Sphaerobacter thermophilus DSM 20745 genome harbors these coding sequences:
- a CDS encoding NAD(P)/FAD-dependent oxidoreductase: protein MEGQGVMAVGSAYLRGARIVVIGAGAVGSVAAYRLAQAGAAVTVVEPRFPGAGTTGNSFAWLNSFNKTPRHYHRLNARSIRDHADLARELDGDWVHIDGGLHWCYADDAEQVQRLRTVTRRLHEWGYRIETVTPEQVMRELEPDLVIDPDRVEEVFYTPGEGWLNGVGLCHGALSAAVRRYGARLVQDTVVDLSGPAGAIDTVVLAGGERLGADAVINAAGPDAGRIAAMAGVDLPVSRQPGLLVTTEPAPVSLKRVIHAPEGNLRADGGWRMLIQRTNFDQLVESEQPLDVSHPVCQESVDHLATIVPGLRGIRAESARMGVRPMPKDGHPIVGFDPAVNGLYHLVMHSGVTLSATMGNLVVEDFLQTDPPELAPYRPARFTSGAPLSYAGSEE from the coding sequence ATGGAAGGTCAGGGAGTCATGGCGGTAGGTTCGGCGTATCTCCGCGGAGCGCGGATCGTGGTCATCGGGGCGGGCGCAGTCGGGTCCGTGGCCGCGTATCGGTTGGCGCAAGCGGGAGCGGCGGTCACGGTGGTCGAACCGCGCTTCCCGGGTGCCGGGACGACAGGCAACTCCTTCGCCTGGTTGAATTCGTTCAACAAGACCCCGCGGCACTATCATCGGCTCAACGCGCGCTCCATCCGCGACCACGCGGATCTCGCACGGGAGCTGGATGGGGACTGGGTGCACATCGACGGCGGCTTGCACTGGTGCTATGCCGACGACGCAGAGCAGGTGCAGCGGCTGAGGACCGTGACCCGGCGTCTCCACGAATGGGGCTACCGCATCGAGACCGTCACGCCGGAGCAGGTGATGCGGGAGCTGGAGCCCGACCTCGTCATCGACCCGGATCGCGTCGAGGAGGTGTTCTACACGCCGGGCGAGGGCTGGCTCAACGGCGTCGGGCTGTGCCATGGTGCCCTCAGTGCGGCCGTGCGCCGCTACGGCGCGCGCCTCGTGCAGGATACGGTGGTCGACCTGAGCGGGCCGGCTGGTGCGATCGACACGGTCGTGCTGGCGGGAGGAGAGCGTCTGGGCGCGGACGCCGTGATCAACGCCGCCGGTCCTGATGCCGGACGCATCGCCGCCATGGCTGGTGTCGATCTCCCCGTCTCGCGCCAGCCGGGGTTGCTGGTCACGACCGAACCGGCGCCCGTCTCGCTCAAGCGGGTGATCCACGCGCCGGAGGGGAACCTGCGCGCGGATGGTGGCTGGCGGATGTTGATCCAGCGTACGAACTTCGACCAGCTCGTCGAGTCGGAGCAGCCGCTGGATGTCTCACATCCGGTCTGCCAGGAGTCCGTCGATCACCTGGCGACGATCGTGCCGGGGCTGCGGGGCATCCGCGCCGAGAGTGCGCGCATGGGCGTGCGCCCCATGCCGAAGGATGGGCACCCGATCGTCGGCTTCGACCCTGCGGTCAACGGGCTGTACCACCTCGTGATGCATAGTGGTGTCACGCTGTCTGCGACGATGGGGAACCTCGTCGTCGAGGACTTCCTCCAGACCGATCCGCCCGAGCTGGCACCGTACCGCCCCGCACGGTTCACGAGCGGCGCGCCGCTGTCGTACGCCGGTTCTGAGGAGTAG
- a CDS encoding helicase-associated domain-containing protein, translating into MRNLLGRLLDRPPRSLTTIAQFWDVELLGREAHEDIGRLYRVLTDPWSFALAWESLPPLERAIVASLASDDAAASVEEIASRVDAPPDEVLPALRRLYRAGLLYQEQPREEPGLTPTPERFFLPRELAHLTQRLQAERKRGLPREQDAAALLEWFDDAELAAIAQQLGYRVIPAVAMRPELVAYVAPRIGNADVIRDSVRALDPTAARLWSWITERDGIADPIAARQELGLSMQALRHALHALERRGLVWRGYDADGALRAVVPDIVRRPTRAPAAPPPPLVAVDPALVEVPEWVPVAAAAWDLLTLLRDVVAGRARWRRGERGGTGLRHLAPRLWLRAGDLPPTGYVSFLVRLAEAEGLLAPAGGGVVADRLRAWTRLDFPAQMRRLVAHWRQAAEWPEGDERDALQVWGGDWPGFRQHLLQALGALDPETWYTLDSVTTRFAAEFPNALGAHFTAAASYEAGEESPEARRRAVVRLAAAVTLTTAGAWLGLIEVARAQRRGTVLRVRPDLGWLVDESLDPPEEPALGGQTLVVQPNFEVLLLRPAPRHVWALSAFTALERLDRVTIYRLTRESVEDGLASGLTLERMVRYLEQESGEPLPQAVAYAMAEWVREYRRVRVRRALLLQPDDQGSLDEIEAALRAGGLRVERLTGERLLVPLPAGDEAATERVEEILRELGRTPQWPGGRDG; encoded by the coding sequence ATGCGCAACTTGCTCGGCCGCCTCCTCGACCGACCGCCGCGAAGCCTGACCACGATCGCCCAGTTCTGGGACGTGGAGCTGCTCGGGCGGGAGGCGCACGAGGACATCGGGCGGCTCTACCGGGTGCTGACCGATCCCTGGTCCTTTGCGCTTGCCTGGGAGTCCCTGCCGCCGCTGGAGCGCGCAATCGTCGCCTCGCTGGCTAGCGACGACGCGGCCGCCAGCGTTGAGGAGATCGCATCGCGGGTGGACGCGCCGCCGGACGAGGTGCTGCCGGCGCTGCGCCGGCTCTACCGCGCAGGTCTGCTCTACCAGGAGCAGCCCCGCGAGGAGCCGGGCCTGACGCCGACCCCGGAGCGCTTCTTCCTGCCGCGCGAGCTGGCGCACCTGACGCAACGGCTGCAAGCGGAGCGCAAGCGCGGCCTGCCGCGGGAGCAGGATGCCGCCGCGCTGCTGGAGTGGTTCGACGACGCGGAGCTGGCGGCCATCGCGCAGCAGCTCGGCTATCGGGTCATCCCCGCCGTGGCGATGCGGCCGGAGCTGGTGGCCTACGTCGCACCTCGCATCGGCAACGCCGACGTGATCCGAGACTCGGTCCGGGCGCTGGACCCGACCGCCGCACGGCTCTGGTCATGGATCACCGAGCGCGACGGCATCGCCGATCCGATCGCTGCGCGGCAGGAGCTTGGCCTCTCGATGCAGGCGCTCCGGCACGCCCTCCACGCACTGGAGCGGCGCGGGCTGGTGTGGCGCGGCTACGACGCCGACGGCGCGCTCCGCGCCGTGGTGCCCGACATCGTGCGCCGGCCGACGCGCGCCCCGGCCGCACCGCCGCCCCCGCTGGTGGCGGTCGACCCGGCACTGGTCGAGGTGCCGGAGTGGGTACCCGTCGCCGCCGCGGCATGGGATCTCCTCACGCTGCTGCGCGATGTCGTCGCTGGTCGCGCGCGCTGGCGACGGGGCGAGCGCGGTGGCACGGGGCTGCGGCACCTGGCCCCGCGGCTCTGGCTGCGCGCGGGTGATCTGCCGCCGACCGGCTACGTCTCGTTTCTCGTGCGACTCGCCGAGGCGGAGGGCCTGCTGGCCCCGGCCGGGGGCGGGGTCGTGGCCGACCGGCTGCGCGCCTGGACCCGGCTCGACTTCCCGGCCCAGATGCGGCGTCTCGTCGCCCACTGGCGACAGGCCGCCGAGTGGCCCGAGGGCGACGAGCGGGACGCGCTCCAGGTGTGGGGCGGCGACTGGCCCGGTTTTCGCCAGCACCTGCTCCAGGCGCTCGGCGCGCTCGACCCGGAGACCTGGTACACGCTGGACTCTGTCACCACGCGCTTCGCTGCCGAGTTCCCCAATGCTCTCGGGGCGCATTTCACCGCCGCTGCCAGCTATGAGGCGGGGGAGGAGTCGCCCGAGGCGCGACGCCGCGCCGTCGTGCGGCTGGCGGCGGCGGTCACGCTCACCACCGCCGGAGCCTGGCTGGGGTTGATCGAGGTCGCACGGGCACAGCGGCGCGGCACGGTGCTGCGCGTGCGCCCGGATCTCGGCTGGCTGGTGGACGAGTCGCTCGACCCGCCCGAGGAGCCGGCGCTTGGCGGGCAGACGCTGGTGGTGCAGCCGAACTTCGAGGTGCTGCTGCTGCGTCCGGCGCCGCGGCACGTCTGGGCCCTGTCGGCTTTCACCGCGCTGGAACGGCTCGACCGGGTCACGATCTACCGGCTCACCCGCGAGAGCGTGGAGGACGGCCTGGCGAGTGGCCTGACGCTGGAGCGTATGGTCCGCTACCTGGAGCAGGAGAGCGGCGAGCCGCTGCCCCAGGCAGTGGCCTACGCGATGGCGGAGTGGGTGCGCGAGTACCGGCGGGTCCGGGTGCGGCGGGCGCTGCTGCTCCAACCGGATGACCAGGGGAGCCTGGATGAGATCGAGGCAGCGCTGCGGGCGGGCGGGTTGCGGGTGGAGCGCCTGACCGGGGAGCGGCTGCTCGTGCCGCTCCCGGCCGGCGACGAGGCGGCGACCGAGCGGGTCGAGGAGATCCTTCGCGAGCTGGGCCGCACCCCCCAGTGGCCCGGTGGCCGCGACGGGTAA
- a CDS encoding DUF6220 domain-containing protein: MVAERRSDTSGTATMPSPSETQERHARADSARGHRSRVAFRILAWLFVGCVLVQVLIAGLAIFDTPLRWSWHENFVHFFEYLPLILLVLAFTGRMPHRVRWLSFGAFALIGLQYAFIGMARDWNMPVIAALHPVNALLIFWVALFLARSARPA, translated from the coding sequence GTGGTTGCAGAGCGACGAAGCGACACATCGGGGACCGCCACGATGCCGTCGCCCAGCGAGACGCAGGAGCGGCACGCCCGTGCAGACTCCGCGCGGGGGCACCGTTCGAGGGTTGCCTTCCGTATCCTGGCCTGGCTCTTCGTGGGGTGCGTCCTGGTTCAGGTGCTGATCGCCGGGCTGGCGATCTTCGACACCCCGCTCCGCTGGAGCTGGCACGAGAACTTCGTGCACTTCTTCGAATACCTGCCGCTCATCCTCTTGGTGCTGGCGTTCACCGGCCGGATGCCGCACCGGGTACGTTGGCTGTCGTTCGGTGCCTTTGCCCTGATCGGCTTGCAGTACGCCTTCATCGGGATGGCACGCGATTGGAACATGCCGGTGATCGCGGCGCTCCATCCCGTGAACGCGCTGCTGATCTTCTGGGTGGCACTGTTCCTCGCGCGGTCGGCCCGACCGGCATGA
- a CDS encoding ArsR/SmtB family transcription factor, with translation MTDREKTPPTLTGDELLRVLAALGNPHRLRIVATLVRGRQYVSQLAREVGMSRPLLYMHLQRLEAAGLVTGSLELSEDGKAMKYYEVAPFVVHLTPEVIAEAVRTLTDGESEEPGVARGTRGTG, from the coding sequence ATGACGGACAGGGAGAAGACGCCGCCAACCCTCACCGGAGACGAACTCCTGCGGGTGCTGGCGGCCCTGGGCAATCCACACCGGCTGCGTATCGTGGCGACCCTCGTGCGGGGGCGGCAGTACGTCAGCCAGCTCGCGCGCGAGGTCGGCATGAGTCGCCCGCTGCTCTACATGCACCTGCAGCGACTCGAAGCGGCAGGGCTGGTAACCGGGAGCCTCGAACTGTCCGAAGACGGGAAGGCCATGAAGTACTACGAGGTTGCGCCGTTCGTCGTGCATCTGACGCCCGAGGTGATCGCTGAGGCGGTGCGCACGCTCACGGACGGCGAGAGTGAGGAGCCCGGCGTGGCTCGGGGCACGAGAGGTACGGGTTGA
- a CDS encoding methylated-DNA--[protein]-cysteine S-methyltransferase, which produces MQELSCKDVVDRIPALVAGDLGAEAVAAIDRHTATCAACAREVAQGRALAGLLDQMAERSAVAPPGGSLLDTLPIVAYDRIDSPVGPLLVAVSPRGLCRVDYGGTEAEIVAWAESQRLVSRHDPDAVRPYATQLQEYFAGARQHFDLQVDLAAVSPFTRRVLEATAQVPFGRLVTYRDIARIIGQPGATRAVGNALGSNPVPIVVPCHRVVRSDGTIGGYTGGLAIKWHLLAIEGVTLPTV; this is translated from the coding sequence ATGCAGGAACTGAGCTGCAAGGACGTCGTCGATCGCATCCCGGCCCTGGTCGCCGGGGACCTCGGAGCGGAGGCCGTCGCGGCGATCGACCGGCACACTGCCACCTGCGCGGCGTGCGCGCGGGAGGTGGCGCAAGGCCGCGCGCTGGCCGGCCTGCTCGACCAGATGGCCGAGCGGAGCGCCGTCGCGCCGCCGGGCGGAAGCCTGCTCGACACCCTGCCGATCGTGGCCTATGACCGGATCGACTCCCCGGTCGGCCCGCTCCTCGTGGCCGTGTCTCCGCGCGGGCTGTGCCGCGTGGACTATGGCGGGACCGAGGCGGAGATCGTGGCGTGGGCCGAGTCGCAGAGGCTGGTGTCCCGGCACGATCCGGATGCGGTGCGCCCCTACGCCACCCAGCTCCAGGAGTATTTCGCCGGAGCGCGGCAGCACTTCGACCTGCAGGTCGATCTGGCCGCCGTGTCGCCCTTCACCCGCCGCGTGCTGGAGGCCACGGCGCAGGTCCCCTTCGGCCGGTTGGTGACCTACCGGGACATCGCGCGCATCATCGGCCAGCCGGGGGCCACCCGTGCCGTCGGCAATGCGCTCGGCAGCAACCCGGTGCCGATCGTCGTGCCGTGCCACCGCGTGGTGCGCAGCGACGGGACGATCGGCGGCTACACCGGCGGACTGGCCATCAAGTGGCACCTGCTCGCGATCGAGGGGGTCACCCTCCCGACGGTCTAG
- a CDS encoding RNA polymerase sigma factor, with protein MTDSAGSTRGTVFEDLVTRHQAEIYAYIYRMVRHDGEAQDLCQETFLRAFRAFSGLQGTPNYRAWLYRIATNTTLNALRRRRTGERAAATLTRAQPVAVDGDPAGDLDRRDLLDRIEAAIAALPVKQRLALTQRRFQGLGYAEIAESLGMSEDAARANVYQAVRKLRAQFAAELEEVGLCRN; from the coding sequence GTGACCGACAGCGCGGGGAGCACGCGGGGCACGGTCTTCGAGGATCTGGTGACGCGCCATCAGGCGGAGATCTACGCCTACATCTACCGGATGGTTCGGCATGACGGTGAGGCGCAGGATCTGTGTCAGGAGACCTTCCTGCGCGCGTTCCGAGCATTCAGCGGTCTCCAGGGCACGCCGAACTACCGCGCCTGGCTCTACCGGATCGCGACCAACACGACGCTGAACGCCCTGCGCCGGCGGCGTACCGGCGAACGAGCCGCGGCAACGTTGACCCGAGCGCAGCCGGTCGCGGTCGACGGCGACCCGGCGGGGGATCTGGACCGGCGCGATCTCCTCGACCGGATCGAGGCGGCGATCGCGGCGCTGCCGGTGAAGCAGCGGCTTGCTCTGACCCAGCGGCGCTTCCAGGGCCTCGGCTACGCTGAGATCGCCGAATCCCTCGGGATGAGCGAGGACGCTGCCAGGGCGAACGTCTACCAGGCGGTGCGGAAGCTGCGCGCACAGTTCGCGGCGGAACTCGAAGAGGTGGGGCTATGCAGGAACTGA
- a CDS encoding DUF420 domain-containing protein codes for METWLPLLNTTLIVISGISLLFGYYFIRRGNIDRHRRAMLTATVFAGLFLVVYVARFFLIETKIFTGEGWVRVVYFIILISHTILATVIAPMVLITLYRALTRQYPKHRRIARVTLPLWLYVVVTGWLVYLMLYQLSFTQT; via the coding sequence ATGGAGACCTGGCTGCCCCTGCTGAACACGACGCTGATCGTCATCAGCGGTATCTCCCTGTTGTTCGGCTACTACTTCATTCGCCGGGGGAACATCGACAGACACCGGCGGGCGATGCTGACCGCGACGGTCTTCGCCGGGCTTTTCCTGGTTGTCTACGTCGCGCGCTTCTTCCTGATCGAGACCAAGATCTTCACCGGTGAAGGCTGGGTACGCGTCGTCTACTTCATCATCCTGATCAGCCACACGATCCTGGCGACGGTGATCGCACCGATGGTGCTCATCACGCTCTACCGGGCGCTCACCCGCCAGTATCCCAAACACCGGCGCATCGCCCGGGTCACACTGCCGCTGTGGCTCTACGTCGTCGTGACCGGCTGGCTCGTCTACCTGATGCTCTACCAACTGAGCTTCACCCAGACGTAG
- a CDS encoding PH domain-containing protein produces the protein MVAPLLPVAGEIPLPILLVNVGIGLLFAIPLLVLAAWIPTMRYELDDEALTLRYGPILRYRIPLDEIQEMRRKNLKISLWSSMRFPGLALFTVPYADEGRVKMCATAAADRIL, from the coding sequence ATGGTAGCGCCGCTGCTCCCCGTCGCCGGGGAGATCCCGCTCCCGATACTGCTGGTCAATGTGGGCATCGGCCTGCTCTTCGCGATCCCGTTGCTGGTGCTCGCTGCCTGGATTCCGACGATGCGGTACGAGTTGGACGACGAGGCGCTGACCCTGCGGTACGGTCCGATCCTCCGCTACCGGATCCCACTCGATGAGATCCAGGAGATGCGCCGCAAGAACCTCAAGATCTCGCTCTGGTCGAGTATGCGGTTCCCTGGCCTGGCTCTGTTCACGGTCCCCTACGCCGATGAGGGCCGTGTCAAGATGTGCGCAACCGCCGCCGCCGACCGCATCCTGTAG
- a CDS encoding ABC transporter ATP-binding protein: MTSTADHAIVVQHLVKSYGGKRAVDDLSFSVRRGEIFALLGPNGAGKTTTVEILEGYRAPDSGTVHVLGLDPQRDAAQLKQRIGVMLQQGGIYPTVTASELLHLFRHFYRDPEDPEALIDLVGLRESAHVRYRQLSGGQQRRLALAAALIGKPELLFLDEPTTAMDPQARHLTWGIIRELRERGLTVLLTTHFMEEAERLADRVAIIDHGRLIALEEPKVLTQANAEEVQFTAPPGLDLATLAALPAANSAREPRPGFYVIATTRPADLLAEVTAWARDAGILLNDLRVGHESLEDVFLRLTGHELRE, encoded by the coding sequence ATGACCAGCACAGCCGACCACGCAATCGTGGTCCAGCATCTCGTGAAGAGCTACGGCGGGAAGCGCGCCGTCGACGACCTGAGCTTCTCCGTCCGCCGCGGCGAGATCTTCGCGCTGCTCGGCCCCAACGGTGCCGGCAAGACCACCACCGTGGAGATCCTGGAGGGTTACCGCGCTCCCGACTCCGGGACGGTGCACGTCCTCGGCCTCGACCCGCAGCGCGACGCCGCCCAGCTCAAGCAGCGGATCGGCGTGATGCTTCAGCAGGGCGGCATCTACCCCACCGTCACCGCATCCGAGTTGCTGCACCTCTTCCGCCACTTCTACCGCGACCCGGAGGACCCGGAGGCACTGATCGATCTGGTCGGGCTGCGTGAGTCGGCCCACGTCCGTTACCGGCAACTCTCCGGCGGGCAGCAGCGGCGACTGGCCCTGGCCGCGGCGCTGATCGGCAAGCCGGAACTTCTTTTCCTCGACGAGCCGACGACCGCGATGGACCCCCAGGCGCGCCACCTCACCTGGGGCATCATCCGGGAACTGCGCGAGCGCGGCCTCACCGTCCTGCTGACGACGCACTTCATGGAGGAGGCCGAGCGCCTCGCGGACCGCGTCGCGATCATCGACCACGGCCGGCTGATCGCGCTGGAGGAGCCGAAGGTGCTCACCCAGGCCAATGCCGAGGAGGTGCAGTTCACCGCTCCGCCGGGACTCGACCTGGCGACGCTGGCGGCGCTCCCGGCTGCGAACAGCGCGCGCGAGCCGCGCCCCGGCTTCTATGTCATCGCCACGACGCGCCCGGCCGACCTCCTGGCCGAGGTGACCGCCTGGGCGCGCGACGCCGGGATCCTGCTGAACGACCTGCGTGTCGGCCACGAGTCGCTGGAAGACGTCTTCCTCCGGCTCACCGGCCACGAGCTACGCGAGTGA
- a CDS encoding ABC transporter permease translates to MSALLAQTRMELLLSLRRAEGVLITMIVPVILLIFFASIGLKPDGYEDPIDFLLPGMLALAVMSAGLVSLSIRTAYERNYGVLKRLGSTPLSRPTLIGAKILSTVAIQVIQIAILVGIAVVGYGWRPSGAFFGALLALLLGTVVFAGLGLLMAGALRAETTLALANALYIGFLLLGGIVWPVEEMPGLLSIPARLLPSSAFADALRETLSAQPTLPWVNFLILAAWSILAIVVASRTFRWE, encoded by the coding sequence ATGAGCGCGCTGCTGGCGCAGACCCGAATGGAACTCCTCCTCTCGCTGCGGCGGGCCGAGGGCGTGCTGATCACCATGATCGTCCCGGTGATCCTCCTCATCTTCTTCGCCTCGATCGGCCTGAAGCCGGACGGCTACGAGGATCCGATCGACTTCCTGCTGCCCGGCATGCTGGCGCTGGCGGTCATGTCCGCAGGGCTGGTCAGCCTGAGCATCCGCACTGCCTACGAGCGGAACTACGGCGTGCTCAAGCGGCTCGGCAGCACCCCGCTCTCGCGCCCGACCCTGATCGGCGCCAAGATCCTCTCGACTGTGGCGATCCAGGTGATCCAGATCGCCATCCTGGTGGGAATCGCGGTCGTCGGTTACGGCTGGCGTCCCAGCGGCGCGTTCTTCGGGGCGCTGCTGGCCCTCCTCCTCGGCACGGTGGTCTTCGCCGGGCTGGGGCTGCTGATGGCCGGCGCGCTGCGCGCCGAGACGACGCTGGCTCTGGCGAACGCCCTCTACATCGGGTTCCTCCTGCTGGGCGGGATCGTCTGGCCGGTGGAGGAGATGCCGGGGCTGCTGTCGATTCCGGCGCGGCTGCTTCCCTCCAGCGCCTTCGCCGACGCCCTGCGGGAGACCCTCAGCGCACAGCCCACCCTGCCCTGGGTGAACTTCCTGATCCTTGCCGCCTGGAGCATCCTCGCCATCGTCGTCGCCAGCCGCACGTTCCGGTGGGAGTGA
- a CDS encoding sulfite oxidase, whose amino-acid sequence MANPAPSRSGFAAGAVAALLAAVVMLALGALAGVPVPLQLIADRLTILIPLDLFGTLLGSLESQAKPLALAGVIIAQVLLGGAVAVLVARLARRGVSPGVLFLGLTAATWAVLAFVVAPLGAIGLVGRDGSAGLWRTALGFLVIALVFAGALVLGLEGAGGSGREIDPARRRILRLAGFGVPAGLAVLFLGRFGLQMAERGEAAPGAASGQLPTPLTPTEDFYIVSKNFFDPSVSVPDWRLTIDGQVERPRAYTYEELRARPTMQRITTLECISNPVGGNYISTGEWTGLPLRDLLTEAGLRPGVLDIVLHAADDYADSIPLVAALHPDTLLAYDLNGAPLPESHGYPLRLIVPGIFGMKNVKWITRIEAVDYDFQGYWQERGWSDIATVQTMSRIDVPASNRTLVAGQPTLIAGIAFAGDRGISRVEVSTDDGETWVPATLDEPLSPLTWVLWRYEWTPIHPGRYRQMARAYDGQGQVQDAEERPPLPDGATGYHTVSVRVGEA is encoded by the coding sequence ATGGCCAATCCCGCTCCCAGCCGATCCGGCTTCGCCGCTGGGGCGGTCGCTGCGCTCCTGGCGGCGGTCGTCATGCTCGCGCTCGGCGCACTGGCGGGCGTGCCTGTCCCCTTGCAACTCATCGCCGACCGGCTGACGATCCTGATCCCCCTAGACCTGTTCGGCACCCTGCTGGGGAGCCTGGAGTCCCAGGCCAAGCCGCTGGCCCTGGCGGGAGTGATCATCGCGCAGGTGCTCCTGGGCGGGGCCGTGGCGGTGCTGGTGGCGCGGCTGGCGCGGCGCGGCGTGTCCCCGGGAGTGCTCTTCCTCGGCCTGACCGCGGCGACCTGGGCGGTGCTCGCCTTCGTGGTGGCGCCGCTGGGAGCGATCGGCCTGGTCGGGCGCGACGGCTCGGCCGGGCTGTGGCGCACCGCGCTCGGCTTCCTGGTCATCGCGCTGGTCTTCGCCGGGGCGCTGGTGCTCGGCCTGGAGGGGGCCGGTGGCAGTGGCCGCGAGATCGACCCTGCGCGGCGGCGCATCCTGCGCCTGGCCGGGTTCGGGGTGCCGGCCGGTCTGGCCGTGCTCTTCCTCGGCCGCTTCGGCTTACAGATGGCCGAACGTGGCGAGGCGGCGCCGGGCGCGGCCTCAGGGCAGCTCCCCACGCCGCTGACGCCGACCGAGGACTTCTACATCGTCTCCAAGAATTTCTTCGACCCCAGTGTGTCGGTGCCGGACTGGCGGCTGACGATTGACGGGCAGGTCGAGCGGCCGCGCGCCTATACCTATGAAGAGCTGCGCGCCCGCCCGACGATGCAGCGGATTACCACGCTCGAGTGCATCAGCAACCCGGTCGGCGGCAACTACATCAGCACTGGGGAGTGGACCGGGCTCCCCTTGCGCGATCTGCTGACCGAGGCCGGGCTCCGGCCGGGAGTGCTCGACATCGTGCTCCACGCCGCCGACGACTACGCCGACTCGATCCCGCTCGTCGCCGCGCTGCACCCGGACACGCTGCTGGCCTACGACCTCAACGGTGCCCCGTTGCCGGAGTCCCATGGCTACCCGTTGCGCCTGATCGTGCCGGGCATCTTCGGCATGAAGAACGTGAAGTGGATCACCCGCATCGAGGCGGTCGACTACGACTTCCAGGGCTACTGGCAAGAGCGGGGCTGGAGCGACATTGCGACGGTGCAGACGATGTCGCGGATCGACGTCCCGGCGTCCAACCGCACGCTGGTCGCCGGGCAGCCGACGCTCATCGCCGGGATTGCATTCGCCGGGGATCGCGGCATCTCCCGAGTCGAGGTCTCGACCGACGACGGCGAGACCTGGGTTCCCGCGACGCTCGACGAGCCACTCTCGCCGCTGACCTGGGTCCTCTGGCGGTATGAGTGGACACCGATCCATCCCGGCCGTTACCGCCAGATGGCGCGGGCCTACGACGGCCAGGGACAGGTCCAGGATGCCGAAGAGCGCCCACCCCTCCCCGACGGCGCCACCGGTTACCACACGGTGAGCGTGCGGGTCGGTGAGGCGTGA
- a CDS encoding DUF309 domain-containing protein: MLTCRCRDAPPPGLLAGIALFNAGRFYDCHEELEDIWRAEPHPVRSLYQGILQIGVAFHHLSRGNWRGAHNLLTAGIEKVSRFRPTCMGVDTAALVDQSQRCLDLLRDLGPEQVDAFDWTLVPQVVVRQ, from the coding sequence ATGCTGACCTGCCGCTGCCGGGACGCCCCGCCGCCGGGCCTGCTGGCGGGCATTGCGCTGTTCAACGCGGGTAGGTTCTATGACTGTCACGAGGAGCTGGAGGACATCTGGCGGGCCGAGCCCCACCCGGTGCGGTCGCTCTACCAGGGCATCCTGCAGATCGGCGTGGCCTTCCATCACCTGAGCCGCGGTAACTGGCGCGGGGCGCACAATCTGCTCACGGCCGGGATCGAAAAGGTCAGCCGCTTCCGCCCAACGTGCATGGGCGTCGACACCGCCGCCCTCGTGGACCAGTCCCAGCGCTGCCTCGACCTCCTGCGCGATCTGGGACCGGAGCAGGTGGACGCGTTCGACTGGACCCTTGTGCCGCAGGTCGTCGTGCGGCAGTGA